From the Toxoplasma gondii ME49 chromosome VIIa, whole genome shotgun sequence genome, one window contains:
- a CDS encoding 4'-phosphopantetheinyl transferase domain-containing protein (encoded by transcript TGME49_203420~Predicted trans-membrane domain (TMHMM2.0):194-217:266-289) translates to MGTTSRRAGFSGSAPLEAEQAWSWKERRKPHPVLSMSNFVTSVSLLSSSLLHSPSSSSSSDSLSPSSSSSSPSSSSSSSPSSSSSSSPSSSSSPSCSSSSPSCLLFRSSSPPSPRQVPSSLVFLVASSSSVSSASSPPPAAGVSRSLASRVRPTCVGCRSFPFRWPNSAAGSLARRRASPLLFCLFLRFSLSVSFALSLLRWLASLCCSLCFFSVLSVRLRFRRGFASVEEDGRRAVHAREPSRLHVRAVPGSTGRMRRVSCLFKTVSGYLCLSLCLCFPPTFAPASAASLRERSLHPFSSSSPPCFSSTAYRSSFSVVSAPLPIPASSLRRCPPTKRRHSPLAFQELRLAVPRLASPVVQRISSLSLPLLSSMPSSASLASGASWFPSRQRILRDNCRPRSLVPFSAAAFLSSSSVASPSSAPTQVHCATFSPFPEGPQQRSDPVGVPRPSSPHRVFGQGDRGEAAEESAEGSAEDDPLAEVDAYLDSLEREETRRIRGRARRRKAGKDCLVRAVTPASSLEENAFFSFSSAQEASASAADMDSPSASCDGSSSEQTGDPSSRHAREGAATASSRRAATRASAGDEGLVSRRAEELIGDAAAWGEVTVDRDEELPSPLDEGLLARQASAVLELLGLRAFSVSVHFLDAEKMTQLNRAKRNTNAPTDVLAFPSRSPTVYRRLRSFLTQLSLPRQSERGESGDVATPAKETSEDWEASSTLIPLRSPADLSLGEVFFCSSAIQDAIDADRREAEILAESGRPCVHLGSGIKDLLKPRLSVPERLPLLFIHAVLHLLGFDHEEEGDAREMEAVEAALFARFLRQAQPRGLLQGGGPAAPHFLLGTGLDVCSISRMQRFLLRQLRPDLERASKSSFVEVRTQEKNAASPKPVSSFGQTDETETRPLEKQVKDGPNKETASPGEAPVSASEIRVSQERPIGDPVGCISTRRLKRALNRILTPLEILDFQRRFGGLCELLDASWPGPKSALSVQEEGRNLRKRARKAFEGEEAKKAAATEPRRGTVAAREREETRALQRECSEKNSENMGKENDTDLSRTLRRASAFLAKRFAAKEALVKAMGGAGLRHLSSQGIRMRDIEIFQGLNGQPLVRLLGEALALQQQKRISNLFVSITDEGDIAMASATAVGT, encoded by the exons ATGGGGACGACCTCGCGGCGGGCAGGCTTCTCCGGCTCGGCGCCGCTAGAGGCTGAACAAGCCTGGAgctggaaagagaggaggaagcctCATCCTGTGCTGTCCATGTCGAACTTCGTTACatccgtgtctctcctttcctcgtcgcttcttcatTCTCCATCATCATCATCATCTTCTGATTCTTTatccccgtcttcttcttcttcatctccttcttcttcttcttcatcatctccttcttcttcttcttcatcatctccttcttcttcttcatctccttcttgttcttcttcatctccgtcttgtcttctttttcggtCTTCATCGCCGCCGTCTCCCCGTCAGgtcccttcgtctcttgttttcttggttgcctcctcttcgtctgtttcctcggcttcgtcgCCGCCTCCTGCTGCTGGCGTCTCGCGCAGTCTCGCGTCACGGGTGAGGCCAACGTGCGTCGGCTGTcgctcgtttccttttcgctgGCCGAATTCGGCTGCCGGGTCTCTGGCCAGGCGTCgggcttctcctctcctcttttgtctcttcctccggttctccctctccgtttccttcgcaTTGTCCCTCCTTCGCTGgctggcgtctctctgctgctcgctctgtttcttctccgtcctgtCCGTACGCCTTCGCTTCCGGCGCGGCTTCGCGTCTGTCGAGGAAGATGGACGAAGAGCTGTTCATGCCCGAGAGCCTTCTCGACTGCACGTTCGCGCTGTGCCAGGATCCACCGGAAGGATGCgccgcgtctcctgtctctttaAAACTGTCTCCGGGTACTTGTGTCTTtccttgtgtctctgtttccccccAACGTTTGCTCCGGCCTCTGCTGCGAGCTTGCGGGAGCGTTCACTGCatccgttctcttcctcgtctcctccgtgCTTCTCCTCCACTGCGTATCGCTCCTCGTTCTCAGTTGTCTCCGCTCCCTTGCCGATCCCTGCCTCCTCGTTGCGCCGCTGCCCGCCAACGAAGCGTCGCCATTCTCCCTTGGCCTTTCAGGAGCTTCGCCTCGCTGTGCcgcgcctcgcgtctcccgtCGTCCAAAGGATTTCCTCCTTGTCCTTGCCGCTCCTCTCGAGCATGCCTTCGTCGGCCTCCCTCGCCTCAGGGGCGTCGTGGTTTCCCTCTCGACAACGCATCCTCAGAGACAACTGCAGACCTCGTTCTCTTGTGcccttctctgctgctgcgttcctctcttcctcgtctgtggcgtcgccttcgtctgctccTACGCAAGTACACTGCGCGACTTTCTCGCCGTTCCCAGAGGGGCCGCAGCAACGGAGTGACCCAGTCGGTGTACCTCGACCTTCTTCGCCTCATAGAGTCTTCGGGCAGGGAGACCGTGGAGAGGCGGCTGAGGAGTCTGCGGAAGGCTCTGCAGAAGACGATCCACTTGCAGAAGTGGATGCGTACCTCGACAGTCTGGAGCGCGAAGAGACGCGCCGCATTCGAGGTCGAGCGCGGCGCAGGAAAGCAGGCAAGGACTGTCTGGTGAGAGCTGTTACGCCTGCGTCGTCGCTTGAAGagaacgcgtttttctccttctcttctgcgcaAGAGGCTTCGGCCTCTGCGGCGGACATGgactcgccttctgcctcgtgTGACGGTTCTTCCAGCGAGCAGACTGGAGATCCGAGTTCGCGGCATGCGCGAGAAGGTGCCGCGACGGCCTCGAGTCGCAGGGCGGCGACGCGGGCCAGCGCCGGAGACGAAGGCCTCGTCTCCAGAAGAGCTGAAGAGCTGATCGGCGACGCTGCAGCTTGGGGAGAAGTGACTGTGGACCGAGATGAAGAACTCCCGTCACCGCTCGACGAAGGCTTGCTCGCGAGACAAGCCAGCGCTGTGTTGGAGCTGCTGGG GCTCCGggccttttctgtctccgtacACTTTCTCGACGCGGAGAAAATGACGCAACTCAACCGAGCGAAGAGAAATACAAATGCGCCGACAGACGTACTCGCCTTCCCCTCCCGGTCGCCGACAGTGTATCGCCGTTTGCGGTCGTTCCTCACTCAGTTGTCTCTTCCacgacagagcgagaggggagagagcggcgacgTAGCGACGCCTGCGAAGGAGACCTCCGAGGACTGGGAAGCGTCCTCGACTCTCATTCCTCTCAGAAGTCCCGCGGATCTGAGTCTCGGCgaggttttcttctgttcca GTGCAATTCAGGACGCGATTGACGCAGACAGACGCGAAGCGGAAATACTTGCAGAAAGCGGCCGCCCCTGCGTTCATCTTGGAAG CGGCATCAAAGACCTCTTGAAACCGCGACTGTCCGTCCCCGAGCGcctgccgcttctcttcaTCCATGCAGTGCTGCACCTGCTGGG CTTCGaccacgaggaagaaggagacgcgagggaaATGGAGGCTGTGGAGGCGGCGCTGTTTGCGCGATTTCTCAGACAAGCTCAGCC GCGAGGTTTGCTGCAGGGCGGCGGACCTGCGGCGCCGCACTTTCTCCTTGGAACTGGTCTGGACGTTTGCTCGAtttcgcgcatgcaaagatTCCTCCTCCGCCAGCTGCGACCCGATCTCGAGAGGGCGTCGAAGAGCTCTTTCGTGGAAGTGAGGacgcaagagaaaaacgccgcATCCCCGAAGCCGGTGAGCAGCTTCGGACAAacagacgagacggagacacggcCTCTTGAAAAGCAAGTGAAGGACGGCCCAAACAAAGAAACCGCGTCTCCGGGAGAGGCTCCAGTCTCCGCGTCGGAAATAAGAGTCTCCCAGGAAAGGCCAATCGGCGACCCCGTGGGGTGTATCTCCACCCGACGCCTGAAGCGAGCGCTGAACCGGATTCTGACGCCCTTGGAAATTCTCGATTTCCAGAGGCGGTTTGGCGGCCTCTGTGAACTTCTTGACGCTTCCTGGCCCGGGCCAAAGTCTGCGTTGAGTGTGCaggaggaagggaggaaCCTGAGAAAGCGCGCGAGGAAAGCTtttgagggagaagaggcgaagaaagcggcggcgacggagccgcgaagaggaacggtcgcagcgcgcgagagagaggaaacgagagcgCTACAGAGGGAGtgcagcgagaaaaacagtgaGAACATggggaaagaaaacgacaccGATCTGTCTCGGACTCTGCGACGCGCCTCAGCGTTTCTAGCGAAACGCTTCGCCGCCAAAGAGGCTCTTGTGAAAGCCATGGGAGGAGCGGGACTCCGACATCTCTCGAGTC aggggaTTCGCATGCGCGACATCGAGATATTCCAGGGGCTCAATGGCCAGCCACTGGTGCGCCTTCTCGGTGAGGCTCTAGCGCTCCAGCAACAAAAGCGAATTTCGAatctcttcgtttccatcACTGACGAAGGCGACATCGCCATGGCTTCCGCCACAGCCGTCGGCACGTGA
- a CDS encoding DUF3228 domain-containing protein (encoded by transcript TGME49_203450~Signal peptide predicted by SignalP 2.0 HMM (probability 0.869) with cleavage site probability 0.683 at residue 28): MAALWTTRVICFSCFFLLLVSLSAPTQGESVRSSSTPVSLAPRPLFRNPDLLRASASPPVETLRVSRLCTPTTTANLLLSARCFSPRCASPRLSFPLASLPSSLASLTTPSRPLLRSLQSSSSRPRLCPSSSLSARLSDCLLLPLLLPRPARKGDACVAPVTKPTTREAMRLFSPFPRLPRLRSVCGSESFAFFCSLCVSPSLFSPPPFRAFVAPFSPLSPAASPSSSPFFSGVQTQKMTSKPESPQRCLGRPAPADLPLGLDPFCYRQFDDPAYGGSRISGVTKEEFLEKVNELVTRDAGIEFFQGYAPFCRHLYIPNFVGALPGSLPITADNEHLLRSGYIARRPNELPVLTRWFPMSYAKDALMPAAFLDLILYSREQIAKETAAESNTAVVIDPNAPAWSIIAVKAQNEKYSLPMAPITMLRNTLIEEGGSGVALDREAYKASVAYWKTHAIVMDKESSLE, translated from the exons ATGGCTGCCCTCTGGACGACGCGAGtgatttgtttttcttgcttttttctgcttctcgtcaGCCTTTCGGCTCCGACGCAAGGAGAGAGTGTGCGTTCTTCATCGACCCCAGTGAGTCTCGCGCCGCGGCCGCTCTTCCGGAATCCGGATCTCCTCCGCGCttccgcttcgcctcctgtgGAGACTCTTCgagtttctcgtctttgcaCTCCCACAACCACCGCCAATTTGCTCCTCTCCGCTCGCTGCTTTTCTCCCCGCTGCGCTTCACCTCGACTGTCCTTCCCCCTTGCctcgcttccctcctctcttgcATCCCTAACAACGccttcgcgtcctctcctccgttccttgcagtcctcttcttcgcgaccTCGACtgtgtccttcttcttcgctcagCGCTCGCCTTTCAgactgccttcttctcccgcttcttcttccgcgtccagcgaggaagggtgacgcatgcgtcgctcCTGTCACGAAGCCCACAACCAGGGAGGCCATGCgtttgttctctccctttcctcgacttccacGTCTTCGTTCGGTTTGCGGATCTGAGTCGTTTGCCTTtttttgctctctctgtgtctctccttctctgttctctccgcctccgtTTCGCGCTTTCGTCGCACcattctcgcctctctctcccgcggcttcgccttcgtcttcaccgtttttctccggagtgcagacgcagaaaatgACGTCGAAACCGGAGTCTCCTCAGCGCTGCTTGGGGCGCCCAGCCCCAGCAGACCTGCCGCTCGGCCTCG ATCCCTTCTGTTATCGACAGTTCGACGACCCCGCCTACGGAGGCTCTCGGATCTCGGGCGTCACGAAAGAAGAGTTTCTCGAGAAG GTTAATGAGCTGGTCACCCGCGACGCCGGGATTGAATTCTTTCAAGGATATGCGCCTTTCTGTCGGCATCTGTACATCCCCAACTTCGTCGGAGCGCTGCCCGGCTCCCTTCCGATCACCGCCGATAACGAGCACCTTCTCCG GTCCGGTTACATTGCGCGTCGGCCGAACGAGTTGCCTGTTCTCACTCGCTGGTTTCCGATGAGCTATGCGAAAGACGCGCTCATGCCTGCAGCCTTTCTCG ATTTGATTCTCTACTCCCGCGAACAGATCGCGAAGGAAACAGCAGCTGAAAGCAACACAGCAGTTGTCATCG acCCCAACGCGCCAGCGTGGTCGATCATCGCGGTGAAGGCGCAGAACGAAAAGTACTCCCTTCCGATGGCTCCGATTAC AATGCTCAGAAACACTCTCATTGAGGAGGGCGGGAGCGGCGTAGCGCTGGACCGCGAGGCCTACAAGGCCTCTGTGGCGTACtggaaaacgcatgcaatcGTGATGGACAAAGAGTCGTCCCTGGAGTAG
- a CDS encoding hypothetical protein (encoded by transcript TGME49_203460), which yields MPGPASEAPPRSGSSARPAEDAGPSSSSSPPTKKQDYAAAGAARVEAIQSCVHEKALYDACWNHWYRYHFIRGQLQQNCNHFFEEYRACVLEEIERKSLGEIAAAPFSLTSWKENSKDA from the exons ATGCCTGGACCTGCCTCAGAGGCTCCGCCCCGCAGTGGCTCCTCTGCAAGGCCTGCGGAGGACGCagggccttcttcttcctcgtcccctcCGACAAAAAAGCAAGACTATGCAGCCGCAGGCGCCGCTCGAGTTGAAGCT ATCCAGTCTTGCGTCCACGAGAAGGCGCTCTACGACGCATGTTGGAATCACTGGTATCGCTACCATTTTATTCGCGGGCAGTTGCAGCAGAACTGCAACCATTTCTTTGAGGAATATCGAGCATGCGTCCTCGAGGAAATCGAAAGGAAGTCACTAGGCGAAATCGCCGCGgctcccttctccctcacCTCTTGGAAGGAAAACTCCAAAGACGCCTAG
- a CDS encoding hypothetical protein (encoded by transcript TGME49_203470) yields MKKIPLGGDNEERSSETFLFTFQTLASSTEKIPVSTCGAEIRFFPSRDACALCRLPEPWQEEGGSPPALAACLASSSRSRSSPVSLNSFAKSGDCLAQLRPPTHAAEKRTAGGSFVEVLRAEKTFEKKSRESRGENTREKRQVDEQSKQGRPSGRACGRGSQLETRFLFFPGDENDNFWTKSAKSSFLRRS; encoded by the coding sequence atgaagaagatcCCGCTGGGAGGAGACAATGAGGAGAGGTCGTCAGAAACAttcctcttcacctttcAGACCCTCGCGAGTTCTACCGAAAAGATACCTGTTTCGACATGCGGCGCTGAAATCCGATTTTTCCCCAGTAGGGACGCCTGCGCTCTCTGCAGACTCCCAGAACCGTGGCAAGAGGAGGGCGGCTCACCCCCGGCACTTGCCGCTTgccttgcttcttcctctcgctctcgttcttccccgGTTTCGTTGAACTCCTTCGCGAAATCTGGCGACTGCCTTGCTCAGCTTCGACCGCCCACGCacgcagcggagaagagaacagccGGCGGCTCGTTTGTGGAAGTTCTTCGAGCAGAAAAGACGTTCGAAaaaaagtcgagagagagccgGGGAGAAAACACTCGCGAGAAACGGCAAGTCGACGAGCAGTCAAAGCAGGGGCGGCCGTCAGGCAGGGCGTGTGGCCGAGGGTCGCAGctggaaacgcgtttcttgtttttcccCGGAGATGAAAACGACAATTTCTGGACGAAAAGCGCGAAGTCGTCCTTCCTGAGGAGGTCTTga
- a CDS encoding hypothetical protein (encoded by transcript TGME49_203430~Predicted trans-membrane domain (TMHMM2.0):55-73) encodes MHRRQENRRGATRNGKQNVWPKPNAEEKGTERKKPRKTEGEWEVTAKGFKTRRRTAILFAFCLAFSSIALLLSRSVCQLCFFLTSVLLASSFSRYTLALHSRASRVTVRPPGSPVSLLSF; translated from the coding sequence atgcaccgacgACAAGAGAACAGGCGCGGAGCGACTCGAAACGGAAAGCAGAATGTCTGGCCGAAGCCcaacgcggaagagaaaggaactgAAAGAAAGAAGCCTCGTAAAACAGAAGGCGAATGGGAAGTCACAGCGAAAGGCTTCaagacgcgaaggagaacagcgaTCCTGTTTGCGTTCTGCCTCGCGTTCAGCTCCatcgcgcttcttctctctcgctcggtGTGTCaactctgctttttcttgaCTTCCGTTCTGCTCGCTTCCTCATTTTCGCGTTACACCTTGGCCCTCCACTCTCGCGCCTCGCGGGTCACTGTCCGTCCTCCTGGATCTCcagtctcgcttctctctttttga
- the APC10 gene encoding anaphase-promoting complex subunit APC10 (encoded by transcript TGME49_203440): MPHRAAGEARRRLRPPSVLGHLKREEQEGDQGREGEGGQEDSRFDGSSVSFSDELEDTESDSGSSFSEADVTNASDLSSSSSGCSSGTEDVEDHFFSDSSRSSDASCRRKVPEKPATGTDAASPSSGSLSHSSSLSVVYPSTSFSPSSPSPSASSRPHSPSSSSHLSSSSRSPFSSPSAGSSSPSCASAGSSAASPDRVASPTLDPASPRTSDWTEKQWWGGGMTRGIPANSFLAAYPSRLCGVALPPFEELSPHWRELGALAFWRLSSAKDGSGVAQLRDNDSRTFWQSDGAAPHTVTLTFNRLMKISRVDLLLNLQVDESYTPRVVQIKIGDSPTTLHVAKEAEYEPGARDEGAAWWSILLHPKDALRAKHAGRLPFEDARDEALSPFYAWLDTLDYVGGFCLQIAILQTFHEGRDVHVRQIRVYGPDGEARPAVSPAHECSSRLVHRGQGRGATETDANEGGDQALVSFESLPSFHTAQMRFPHTTSDPLDAGESDQGEAGGDPEEEPEREQAEEQPGEQEGEEEPRDVAFYLVRMYYETQLRRQREDGDGEERNDAAVLPTPSHLSSDLDSGTTAGMMSSPAGGASAGHPRDGSGLP; the protein is encoded by the exons ATGCCGCACCGCGCAGCAGGAGAGGCGCGCCGGCGCCTTCGGCCTCCCAGCGTCCTGGGTCACctgaagcgagaagaacaagagggagatcaagggagagaaggcgaaggagggcAGGAAGACAGTCGCTTCGACGgatcttctgtctccttttcagaTGAACTGGAGGACACAGAGTCCGACTCTGGAAGCAGTTTCTCGGAGGCAGACGTAACGAATGCCTCGGACTTGTCCAGCAGCTCGAGcggctgcagcagcggcacCGAAGATGTTGAAGATCACTTTTTCTCTGATTCCTCTCGGTCTTCTGACGCCTCTTGTCGGCGCAAAGTTCCAGAGAAGCCAGCAACGGGAACAGacgctgcgtcgccttcttctggtTCTTTATCTCACTCaagttctctctccgtcgtgtATCCCTCcacctccttctctccttcgtcgccttctccttcggcttcttctcgtccccactctccttcttcttcctctcacctgtcttcgtcctctcgctcgcctttctcctctccatctgccggttcttcctcgccgtcctgTGCCTCTGCTGGCTcctccgctgcttctcctgacCGCGTCGCGTCCCCGACACTGGATCCGGCTTCTCCGCGGACCTCAGACTggacggagaagcagtggTGGGGTGGCGGAATGACTCGAGGAATACCTGCGAACTCCTTCTTGGCCGCCTATCCTTCGCGACTCTGCGGCGTTGCGCTGCCTCCTTTCGAAGAGCTTTCTCCTCACTGGCGCGAGCTGGGCGCGCTCGCCTTCTGGCGCCTCTCCTCGGCGAAGGATG GCAGCGGCGTCGCTCAGCTGCGGGATAACGACAGTCGTACGTTCTGGCAAAGCGACGGCGCGGCTCCCCACACGGTCACTTTGACGTTCAACAGATTGATGAAAATCTCTCGAGTCGACCTTCTTCTCAACCTCCAAGTCGATGAGTCCTACACTCCACGCGTCGTTCAAATCAAGATCG GCGACAGCCCAACGACGCTGCATGTCGCGAAAGAGGCGGAGTACGAGCCGGGCGCGCgcgacgaaggcgccgcTTGGTGGTCTATCCTGCTGCATCCGAAGGACGCTCTCCGA GCGAAACACGCAGGCCGGTTGCCTTTCGAGGACGCACGCGACGAAGCTCTGAGTCCCTTCTACGCATGGCTTGACACCCTCGACTACGTCGGCGGCTTCTGCCTTCAAATTGCGATTCTCCAAACCTTCCACGAAGGCCGCGATGTGCATGTCCGCCAG ATTCGTGTCTACGGGCCGGACGGCGAGGCGCGACCCGCGGTGTCTCCCGCGCATGAATGCAGTTCTCGTCTCGTCCACCGAGGACaggggagaggcgcgacggagacagatgcaaacgaaggaggcgaccaagctctcgtttccttcgagtctctgccttccttccACACAGCGCAGATGCGGTTTCCCCACACGACCTCAGACCCTCTGGATGCCGGAGAGAGCGACCAAGGAGAAGCGGGGGGAGACCCAGAGGAAGAACCAGAGCGAGAACAAGCAGAGGAGCAACCgggagaacaggaaggagaagaggagccgAGGGATGTCGCCTTTTACTTGGTGCGAATGTACTACGAGACGCAgttgaggagacagagagaagacggggacggagaagagaggaacgacgcGGCGGTGCTGCCTACACCCAGCCATCTGAGTTCTGATCTCGACAGTG GAACCACCGCCGGGATGATGAGTAGCCCAGCGGGAGGCGCTTCAGCTGGGCACCCGCGCGATGGTTCAGGTCTTCCCTga